The following coding sequences are from one Candidatus Borkfalkia ceftriaxoniphila window:
- a CDS encoding AAA family ATPase, with translation MVNFLSFAQFFSSWYAIVVYLIVLLALIGLLIAFLMVGESKAPKIVQADGELPQQTKTEPKRTNRRRFDGLCRIDEEKARYAGGEFNGRIGLKEFCETFRDYAAGKLRLYYEIEDIRRFIAGMAVSHILILQGMSGTGKTSLAFAFGEFLGNTSTVIPVQPMWKERTDLIGYYNEFTKRFNETDLLKKIYEANYSEQIYITVLDEMNIARVEYYFAEFLSLLELPNAEERLLTVVSDEWKNDPKQLKDGHVRLPENMWFIGTANNDDSTFAISDKVYDRAMVLDLDKKAEAFSAERFESVKITAKRFKELVKEAQEEYGLTERNRRRLRQLDDFMTEHFRVTFGNRIRYQIERYVPAYVACGGEELSALDDILAKKVMRKLGMQNPVYLRNNAENLCRYMDELFGEENLSQCKEIVRRLGRSA, from the coding sequence ATGGTAAATTTTCTGAGTTTTGCGCAGTTTTTTTCCTCCTGGTACGCGATCGTCGTCTATCTGATCGTGTTGCTGGCCCTGATCGGACTTTTGATCGCGTTTCTCATGGTCGGGGAATCCAAAGCCCCGAAGATCGTGCAGGCCGACGGCGAACTTCCCCAACAAACCAAAACAGAACCGAAAAGGACCAACCGCAGGCGGTTCGACGGGTTGTGCCGAATCGACGAGGAAAAGGCGCGCTATGCGGGCGGGGAGTTCAACGGGCGCATCGGCTTGAAAGAGTTCTGCGAAACGTTCCGCGACTATGCCGCGGGGAAACTGAGATTGTATTACGAGATAGAGGATATCCGCCGCTTTATCGCTGGCATGGCGGTATCGCATATCCTGATATTGCAGGGAATGTCGGGCACGGGCAAAACGTCGCTTGCGTTCGCGTTCGGCGAGTTTCTGGGGAACACCTCGACGGTCATCCCCGTACAGCCCATGTGGAAAGAAAGGACGGACCTGATAGGCTATTACAACGAATTCACCAAGCGATTCAACGAAACGGACTTGCTGAAAAAGATATACGAGGCGAATTACAGCGAGCAGATCTATATCACGGTGCTGGACGAAATGAACATCGCGCGCGTGGAATATTATTTTGCGGAGTTTTTGTCGCTGTTGGAACTGCCGAATGCGGAAGAACGGCTGTTGACGGTGGTGAGCGACGAGTGGAAGAACGACCCGAAACAACTGAAAGACGGCCACGTGCGGCTGCCTGAAAACATGTGGTTCATCGGTACGGCGAACAACGACGATTCGACGTTCGCGATCTCGGATAAAGTATACGACAGGGCGATGGTGCTGGATCTGGATAAAAAGGCGGAGGCGTTTTCGGCGGAACGGTTTGAAAGCGTGAAGATCACGGCAAAGCGATTTAAGGAACTTGTGAAAGAGGCGCAGGAAGAATACGGACTGACGGAGCGGAACCGCCGCCGCTTGCGGCAACTGGACGATTTCATGACGGAGCATTTCCGCGTGACGTTCGGAAACCGGATCCGCTATCAGATAGAGAGATACGTTCCCGCGTACGTGGCGTGCGGGGGAGAAGAATTAAGCGCGCTGGACGATATCCTGGCGAAGAAAGTGATGCGCAAACTGGGCATGCAGAATCCCGTATATCTTCGCAACAACGCGGAAAACCTGTGCAGATACATGGACGAACTTTTCGGGGAAGAAAACTTATCGCAATGTAAAGAGATCGTGCGCCGTTTGGGCAGGAGCGCGTAA
- a CDS encoding AAA family ATPase — protein sequence MKNLKLPKLKKKYFAVLIAIAAVVVLMGISMGLYFSSSAAPETSEGGAIAVVALLILVPILLGGLLAVLYLNRKEEPEPLQIVAETVEQTKTEVKKTNRRRFDGLCRIDEEKTRYAGGEFNGRIGLKEFCETFRDYAAGKLRLYYEIEDIRRFIAGMAVSHILILQGMSGTGKTSLAFAFGEFLGNTSTVIPVQPMWKERTDLIGYYNEFTKRFNETDLLKKIYEANYSEQIYITVLDEMNIARVEYYFAEFLSLLELPNAEERLLTVVSDEWKNDPKQLKDGHVRLPENMWFIGTANNDDSTFAISDKVYDRAMVLDLDKKAQAFSAERPEGVKITAKRFKELVKEAQEEYGLTERNRRRLRQLDDFMTEHFRVTFGNRIRYQIERYVPAYVACGGEELNALDDILAKKVMRKLGMQNPVYLRNNAENLCRYMDELFGEENLSQCKEIVRRLGRSA from the coding sequence ATGAAAAATCTGAAACTACCGAAACTCAAAAAGAAATATTTTGCCGTATTGATCGCCATCGCCGCGGTCGTCGTGCTGATGGGAATTTCCATGGGGCTTTATTTCAGTTCTTCCGCCGCGCCCGAAACGTCGGAGGGGGGCGCGATCGCCGTTGTCGCATTGCTGATCCTGGTGCCGATCTTGCTGGGGGGCTTGCTCGCTGTCTTGTATCTGAACCGCAAGGAGGAGCCAGAACCCCTGCAAATCGTTGCCGAAACGGTAGAACAAACCAAAACGGAAGTGAAAAAAACCAACCGCAGGCGTTTTGACGGGTTGTGCCGCATCGACGAGGAAAAGACGCGCTATGCGGGCGGGGAGTTCAACGGGCGCATCGGCTTGAAAGAGTTCTGCGAAACGTTCCGCGACTATGCCGCTGGGAAACTGAGATTGTATTACGAGATAGAGGATATCCGCCGCTTTATCGCTGGCATGGCGGTATCGCATATCCTGATATTGCAGGGAATGTCGGGCACGGGCAAAACGTCGCTTGCGTTCGCGTTCGGCGAGTTTCTGGGGAACACCTCGACGGTCATCCCCGTACAGCCCATGTGGAAAGAAAGGACGGACCTGATAGGCTATTACAACGAATTCACCAAGCGATTCAACGAAACGGACTTGCTGAAAAAGATATACGAGGCGAATTACAGCGAGCAGATCTATATCACGGTGTTGGACGAAATGAATATCGCGCGCGTGGAATACTATTTTGCGGAGTTTTTGTCGCTGTTGGAACTGCCGAACGCGGAAGAACGGCTGTTGACGGTGGTGAGCGACGAGTGGAAGAACGACCCGAAACAACTGAAAGACGGTCACGTGCGGCTGCCTGAAAACATGTGGTTCATCGGTACGGCGAACAACGACGATTCGACGTTCGCGATCTCGGATAAAGTATACGACAGGGCGATGGTGTTGGATCTGGATAAAAAGGCGCAGGCGTTTTCCGCGGAACGGCCCGAAGGCGTGAAGATCACGGCAAAGCGATTTAAGGAACTTGTGAAAGAGGCGCAGGAAGAATACGGGCTGACGGAGCGGAACCGCCGCCGCTTGCGGCAACTGGACGATTTCATGACGGAGCATTTCCGCGTGACGTTCGGAAACCGGATCCGCTACCAGATAGAGAGATACGTTCCCGCGTACGTGGCGTGCGGGGGAGAAGAATTAAACGCGCTGGACGATATCCTGGCGAAGAAAGTGATGCGCAAACTGGGCATGCAGAATCCCGTATATCTTCGCAACAACGCGGAAAACCTGTGCAGATACATGGACGAACTGTTCGGGGAAGAAAACTTATCGCAATGTAAAGAGATAGTGCGCCGTTTGGGCAGAAGCGCGTAA
- a CDS encoding transglutaminase-like domain-containing protein, translating into MTKRTKYIYILGSIAIGVILAAIVLLALFAGGGTGSKKPSLVIMSGSQEFVYDGTAHTDDHWELVSGELSDGQRILVDMTGSRTDAGTGKNTFSAKVVDGNGSDVSSDYSIEYLFGTLTVKPIGITVSTLSGTKVYDGTALACPEYKITSKTGLLAGHKFTRVEMPAERVDVGVSENYISEIVVSDGTRDVTSNYTFAYHYGELTITPRNLTIRSGSAEKAYDGLPLICDEWELVSLTQPVGGHKLSVSVSGERQAVGESANTIAEVVVYDGAKDVTNNYAVTKQEGVLVVTDDTPAVPGGDGEKLDTDGKIDGGDPNQDNDKAALRVLSDMGGQIYLRLMSFGDYNGNRWSEAEEYSKLLDGKYSFNYLTGVALKASGFESGRMRVDTMGGDYLLPYYMEAAPLNYAIQTSDVAYRGNVDGIYELYYYRYDYIENGPLAAGLGSYAGAENAYADFVRGQYLFVPASTNEYLQTLVRREGFSKNDKDIVQKVADFVRKAAKYNADYDKTLDGESDIVVSFLKDYREGICQHYASAATLIYRALGIPARYTIGYTANAAAGVWTPVSISNAHAWTEVYIDGTGWVQVEVTGAGPALDGAGGDFEDGGGAGSGGNNGILRIKPVNEYMKFDGVNTLVPSGKVQGISDYLAHGYTYSAIVTGSRRDAGIGESTIVSFRLFNSSGKDVTDLFTVICEKGKLQVYLVEISVSTEGGSKLYDGTPLENPAWDLRGELLFGHAASVKTVGSRTDVGRSLNETEVRITDENGKDVTQFYKINADYGVLEVTPRSIVVSAGSAEKAYDGAPLTNRSYYIQSEYDTALAHGHRAAVTVTGSQTNVGRCDNVVSSIVIFDENGNDVTGNYSIGFRTGTLIVHPA; encoded by the coding sequence GTGACGAAAAGAACGAAATATATATATATCCTCGGTTCGATCGCGATTGGCGTGATCCTGGCCGCGATCGTTCTGCTGGCGCTGTTCGCGGGCGGGGGGACGGGTTCGAAAAAACCTTCGCTCGTGATCATGTCCGGTTCGCAGGAATTCGTCTACGACGGTACGGCGCACACCGACGACCATTGGGAACTCGTGAGCGGCGAATTGTCCGACGGACAGCGCATTCTCGTCGATATGACGGGCAGCCGCACGGACGCGGGCACGGGCAAGAATACCTTTTCCGCAAAAGTCGTCGACGGGAACGGATCGGACGTTTCGTCCGATTACTCGATCGAATACCTGTTCGGCACGCTCACCGTCAAGCCGATCGGCATTACCGTATCCACGCTCTCGGGCACGAAAGTGTACGACGGCACGGCGCTCGCCTGTCCCGAATATAAAATAACTTCCAAAACGGGGCTGTTGGCGGGGCATAAATTTACGCGCGTCGAAATGCCAGCGGAAAGGGTAGACGTCGGCGTGAGCGAAAATTATATTTCCGAGATCGTCGTATCCGACGGGACGAGAGATGTGACTTCCAACTATACATTCGCATATCATTACGGCGAACTGACGATTACGCCGCGCAATCTCACCATCCGTTCCGGCAGCGCGGAAAAAGCGTACGACGGACTGCCCCTCATTTGCGACGAGTGGGAACTCGTTTCCCTCACGCAGCCCGTCGGCGGGCACAAACTTTCGGTCAGCGTTTCGGGCGAGCGGCAGGCGGTCGGGGAAAGCGCCAATACCATTGCCGAAGTCGTCGTGTACGACGGCGCAAAAGACGTTACGAATAACTATGCGGTCACAAAACAGGAGGGCGTATTGGTCGTAACGGACGATACGCCCGCTGTGCCCGGCGGCGACGGCGAAAAACTGGATACGGACGGCAAGATCGACGGCGGCGACCCGAATCAGGATAACGACAAGGCGGCCCTTCGCGTTCTGTCCGATATGGGCGGGCAAATATATCTTCGATTGATGAGTTTCGGGGATTACAACGGCAACCGATGGAGTGAAGCGGAAGAATATTCCAAACTTTTAGACGGCAAATACAGTTTCAATTATCTGACGGGCGTCGCGCTGAAAGCGAGCGGTTTCGAAAGCGGACGCATGCGCGTCGATACCATGGGCGGGGATTATCTATTGCCGTATTATATGGAAGCCGCGCCCCTAAATTATGCGATACAGACGAGCGACGTGGCGTATCGGGGCAATGTGGACGGTATCTACGAACTGTACTATTATCGTTACGATTATATCGAGAACGGCCCGCTTGCGGCGGGGCTCGGCTCGTATGCGGGCGCGGAGAACGCGTACGCTGATTTCGTGCGCGGGCAGTATCTTTTCGTACCCGCGTCCACCAACGAATATCTGCAAACGCTCGTCAGGCGCGAAGGATTCAGCAAAAACGACAAAGATATCGTGCAAAAAGTGGCGGATTTCGTTCGGAAAGCCGCGAAGTACAATGCGGATTACGACAAAACGCTGGACGGCGAGAGCGATATCGTCGTGAGTTTTTTAAAGGATTATCGGGAAGGCATCTGCCAGCACTACGCGAGCGCCGCAACGCTCATATACCGCGCGCTGGGCATTCCCGCGCGTTATACGATCGGATATACGGCAAATGCCGCGGCGGGGGTGTGGACGCCTGTCAGCATTTCCAACGCGCATGCCTGGACGGAGGTCTATATCGACGGCACGGGCTGGGTGCAGGTGGAAGTGACGGGCGCGGGGCCCGCTCTGGACGGCGCTGGCGGAGATTTCGAGGACGGCGGAGGCGCGGGCTCGGGAGGAAACAACGGGATCCTGCGCATCAAGCCCGTCAACGAATATATGAAATTCGACGGGGTAAACACCCTCGTTCCGTCGGGCAAAGTGCAGGGTATCAGCGACTATCTTGCGCACGGCTACACCTACTCCGCAATCGTGACGGGATCGAGGCGGGATGCGGGCATCGGAGAGAGTACCATCGTTTCGTTCCGTCTTTTCAACTCTTCGGGAAAAGACGTGACAGACCTCTTTACCGTCATCTGCGAAAAGGGGAAATTACAGGTATATCTCGTGGAGATTTCCGTTTCCACGGAGGGCGGCTCCAAACTGTACGACGGGACGCCCCTTGAAAACCCTGCGTGGGATCTGCGCGGCGAACTCTTATTCGGGCATGCCGCTTCCGTCAAAACGGTCGGCAGCCGCACCGACGTCGGGCGCAGCCTGAACGAAACGGAGGTTCGCATCACCGACGAAAACGGTAAGGACGTGACGCAGTTCTATAAGATCAACGCCGATTACGGCGTTCTGGAAGTGACGCCGCGCAGCATCGTCGTGTCTGCGGGCAGCGCGGAAAAGGCGTACGACGGCGCTCCGTTGACCAATCGTTCTTACTATATCCAATCGGAATACGATACCGCGCTCGCGCATGGGCATAGAGCGGCTGTCACCGTGACAGGATCGCAGACGAATGTGGGAAGGTGTGACAACGTCGTCAGTTCCATCGTCATTTTCGATGAAAACGGGAACGACGTGACGGGCAATTATTCGATCGGATTCCGCACGGGTACGCTGATCGTGCACCCCGCGTAA
- a CDS encoding coiled-coil domain-containing protein, which produces MGQLDRLFRAFTDYRKNTKEERDCKRARRSVSRANADADRLQVVRTECEVENDWIDAIEEGLVFIGKAIAEERQFIRSNGEVQDIEKVKSVSRESVEHLARHSNLFTKDRGEGEDIIPDRLFTVERLTDYAVYENRFLYMLLCYLRDFIAYRYEKIVALTSTYSGSLSMQKSVEADDRKLRFEIFLDEEKRNDAYLAANHSAKEQVDRIDGLLKTVLLYLSLPLMEFVAKAPMLKPPITETNVLKMNKNFKGAMRLYYFITSYEKDGFTVKKDEVSLHPFERGLADEFAEIAELSSFLTYEHGLKLEEYLQKNYDEQEEAKKREDQERERRQLESLKRRIEESGKGEKEYMLLMEKRLRALENDKLQLIAARAEIETLHDKIGLLHQNIEEVSALAETRKKRNEELLISHQTEIRALTKEWEDRLCTAEEEREAEKTRLLIAHESALREQKESADKILRQTAETYEEAAKAEKQRTEERAAALLEQIGNSKDALEKEREERARLHAQAELLEREKTLSEARLNALKKECGRFSESDSFTSREQFAELERQYKVFKTFFKEEWKKTKKQIRAELLHSSAEKKDGE; this is translated from the coding sequence ATGGGGCAACTGGATCGATTGTTTCGGGCGTTTACCGATTACAGAAAGAATACGAAAGAGGAGCGGGACTGCAAGAGGGCCCGCAGATCGGTTTCCCGCGCCAACGCCGACGCAGACAGGCTGCAAGTCGTACGCACGGAATGCGAAGTGGAAAACGACTGGATAGACGCCATCGAAGAGGGGCTCGTCTTTATCGGCAAAGCCATCGCGGAAGAGCGGCAGTTCATCCGTTCCAACGGCGAAGTGCAGGATATCGAAAAGGTCAAGAGCGTTTCCAGAGAATCGGTGGAACATCTCGCCCGCCACAGCAATCTGTTCACGAAAGATCGGGGCGAGGGGGAGGATATCATTCCCGACCGACTTTTTACCGTGGAACGGCTGACCGATTACGCCGTCTACGAAAACAGGTTTTTATATATGCTGCTGTGCTATCTGCGCGATTTTATCGCCTACCGCTACGAAAAGATCGTGGCGCTTACGAGCACGTACAGCGGCAGTCTGTCCATGCAAAAATCGGTGGAAGCGGACGACCGTAAACTGCGGTTCGAAATTTTTCTGGACGAGGAGAAAAGAAACGACGCGTACCTTGCCGCGAATCATTCCGCAAAAGAGCAGGTCGACCGTATCGACGGGCTGTTGAAGACCGTTTTGCTGTATCTTTCGCTGCCTTTGATGGAATTCGTGGCGAAAGCGCCTATGCTCAAACCGCCGATCACCGAAACGAACGTCTTGAAAATGAACAAAAACTTCAAGGGCGCGATGCGGCTGTATTATTTTATTACTTCCTATGAAAAGGACGGTTTCACCGTAAAAAAGGACGAAGTATCCCTGCACCCGTTCGAACGAGGGCTTGCGGACGAATTTGCCGAAATTGCCGAACTCAGTTCGTTTTTGACGTACGAACACGGTTTGAAACTGGAAGAATACCTGCAAAAAAATTACGACGAGCAGGAAGAGGCGAAAAAGCGCGAGGATCAAGAGCGTGAGCGCAGGCAACTTGAAAGCCTGAAACGGCGGATAGAAGAATCGGGCAAGGGCGAAAAAGAATACATGCTGCTCATGGAAAAGCGGCTCCGCGCGCTCGAAAACGACAAATTGCAGTTGATCGCCGCCCGCGCGGAGATCGAAACCCTGCACGATAAAATCGGGCTTCTGCATCAAAATATCGAAGAAGTTTCCGCGCTCGCGGAAACGCGGAAGAAGCGCAACGAAGAACTGCTTATCTCCCATCAGACGGAGATCCGCGCGCTGACAAAAGAGTGGGAAGACCGCCTTTGTACCGCCGAAGAGGAGCGCGAAGCGGAAAAAACCCGCCTGCTTATTGCGCATGAAAGCGCGCTCCGGGAACAGAAAGAGTCTGCCGACAAAATTTTGCGGCAGACTGCGGAAACCTACGAAGAGGCGGCAAAGGCGGAAAAACAGCGGACGGAAGAACGCGCCGCCGCTTTACTGGAACAGATCGGCAATTCGAAGGACGCGCTGGAAAAAGAGAGAGAAGAGCGCGCGCGCCTGCACGCGCAGGCGGAACTTCTGGAACGGGAAAAGACGCTTTCGGAGGCGCGGCTCAACGCGTTGAAAAAGGAATGCGGGCGCTTTTCCGAGTCGGATAGTTTTACTTCCCGCGAACAGTTCGCCGAACTCGAACGGCAGTATAAAGTTTTCAAAACCTTTTTTAAGGAAGAATGGAAAAAGACCAAAAAGCAGATCCGCGCGGAACTTTTGCATTCTTCGGCGGAAAAGAAAGACGGCGAATGA